The Aurantiacibacter arachoides genome window below encodes:
- a CDS encoding 2-hydroxyacid dehydrogenase, with the protein MTLKVILTRRWPTAVERALGERFDVVLRSGDRPMAQGELAGAMGECDVLCPTVSDRIDADIIAGGTRCRLIANYGVGFDHIDLAAARARDIAVTNTPGVLTDATADLALTLILMCARRAGEGEREVRRGDWSGWRPTHMIGSALKDKVLGVVGFGRIGQAVARRARYGFGMRIAYHARHASDAANALDAQFCPNVTDLLAMSDVVSLHVPGGAATANLIDAGAVAAMKRGSFLINTARGGVVDHDALAEGLRSGHLAGAGLDVYPQEPLVPPALLALENVVLLPHLGSATAETREAMGMRALANIAAFAGGAPLPDRVA; encoded by the coding sequence GTGACGCTCAAGGTGATCCTCACCCGCCGCTGGCCCACGGCGGTGGAGCGCGCGCTTGGTGAGCGGTTCGATGTGGTGCTGCGCTCTGGCGACAGGCCCATGGCGCAAGGCGAACTGGCGGGGGCGATGGGCGAATGCGACGTGCTGTGCCCGACCGTGTCCGACCGCATCGATGCCGACATCATCGCCGGTGGCACGCGTTGCCGGCTCATCGCCAATTACGGCGTGGGGTTCGATCATATCGACCTGGCAGCCGCCAGGGCCCGAGACATCGCCGTCACCAACACGCCCGGCGTGCTGACCGATGCCACCGCCGACCTCGCCCTGACGCTGATCCTGATGTGCGCGCGCCGCGCGGGCGAAGGCGAGCGCGAGGTGCGGCGCGGCGACTGGAGCGGCTGGCGACCAACGCACATGATCGGCAGCGCGCTGAAGGACAAGGTTCTGGGCGTGGTCGGCTTCGGACGGATCGGACAGGCCGTGGCCAGGCGCGCGCGATACGGCTTCGGGATGCGGATCGCCTACCACGCGCGCCACGCCAGCGATGCGGCGAACGCGCTGGACGCGCAGTTCTGCCCTAATGTTACCGATCTGCTCGCGATGTCGGATGTCGTCTCGCTCCACGTACCCGGCGGCGCGGCAACGGCGAACCTGATCGACGCGGGCGCCGTGGCGGCGATGAAGCGGGGCAGTTTCCTCATCAACACCGCGCGCGGCGGGGTGGTCGATCACGACGCCCTGGCCGAGGGGTTGCGAAGCGGCCACCTCGCCGGCGCGGGCCTCGATGTCTATCCGCAGGAGCCACTGGTGCCCCCTGCCCTCCTCGCGCTGGAGAACGTCGTCCTCCTGCCGCACCTCGGCAGCGCCACGGCAGAAACGCGCGAGGCGATGGGAATGCGGGCGCTCGCCAACATCGCGGCCTTTGCCGGGGGCGCACCGCTGCCGGATCGTGTGGCTTGA
- a CDS encoding kinase produces MTDAGDPVAALIAAEGLPHDYAEVVARDWQPLATLIARRAAGRTPLIVGINGAQGSGKTTLCRFLELLLKRRGLRAVTLSIDDLYLPRAERVQLAEQVHPLFATRGVPGTHSPALGMAVIEAVLAGRAFTLPRFDKAMDDRAPGGTNITGPVDVLLFEGWCVGASPQEDAALAKPVNALEAEHDADGTWRRLVNLFLREDYARLFAQVDMLVMLQVGSFADVRRNRALQEDKLRAGQPDAPGIMAPEQVERFLDHYERLTLHMAADLPARADVVIPIGPDQRPL; encoded by the coding sequence TTGACCGACGCCGGCGATCCTGTGGCGGCCCTGATCGCCGCCGAAGGTCTGCCGCACGACTATGCCGAGGTGGTAGCCCGGGACTGGCAGCCGCTCGCCACCCTGATTGCCCGGCGGGCCGCAGGGCGCACGCCGTTGATCGTTGGCATCAACGGCGCGCAGGGATCGGGCAAGACGACGCTGTGCCGCTTCCTGGAACTGCTGCTGAAGCGCCGCGGGCTGCGCGCCGTCACGCTGTCGATCGACGACCTCTATCTGCCGCGGGCGGAGCGGGTGCAGCTGGCCGAGCAGGTCCACCCGCTGTTCGCCACGCGCGGCGTGCCCGGCACCCATTCGCCGGCGCTTGGCATGGCGGTGATCGAGGCCGTGCTGGCCGGGCGCGCGTTCACCCTCCCCCGGTTCGACAAGGCGATGGACGACCGCGCACCCGGTGGGACAAACATCACCGGCCCCGTTGACGTGCTTCTGTTCGAAGGCTGGTGCGTGGGCGCATCGCCGCAGGAAGACGCCGCGCTGGCCAAGCCCGTCAACGCGCTGGAGGCCGAACACGATGCAGACGGCACCTGGCGTCGTCTCGTCAACCTGTTCCTGCGCGAGGATTATGCACGCCTCTTCGCGCAGGTCGACATGCTGGTGATGCTGCAAGTCGGCAGCTTTGCCGACGTCCGCCGCAACCGCGCCCTGCAGGAGGACAAGCTGCGCGCCGGCCAGCCGGACGCGCCGGGCATCATGGCCCCGGAACAGGTGGAACGCTTCCTCGACCATTACGAACGGCTGACCCTGCACATGGCTGCCGACCTGCCCGCGCGCGCCGACGTGGTCATCCCCATCGGCCCCGACCAGCGCCCGCTGTGA
- a CDS encoding VOC family protein has protein sequence MRAWPALILLALAACAAPKSEPLRTPEGAVLDADPPLAYPPGALSVQQLGRDNADLLVQRSMNVFRRFAPDKTADMVRFYTEALALRSLAPIQLTRTQQMILVGVGSGQIKLSAGQQGDRRYDLAGGVRGGTGIRYLRLRYPDQAAVARRFTESGWPAPDFRDRGPHRTAIVSDPAGLAIELVIDPRASDHGADGLGVGIGVSNIAASEAFYRDFVGLRPVAPIQDAALGIAVRPLVHGETAVLLHQVAPGGGADTGSSGLQYVVSDAALVAARASHRGVTVETPLNRLSGFDLVTVWLNDPDGVTNYFAQVGPRH, from the coding sequence GTGAGGGCCTGGCCCGCCTTGATCCTGCTGGCGCTCGCCGCCTGCGCCGCGCCGAAAAGCGAGCCGCTCCGCACGCCCGAGGGCGCGGTGCTCGATGCCGATCCTCCGCTTGCCTATCCCCCCGGCGCGCTGTCCGTCCAACAACTGGGCCGCGACAACGCCGACCTCCTGGTCCAGCGCTCCATGAACGTCTTTCGCCGCTTCGCGCCCGATAAGACGGCGGACATGGTGCGCTTCTATACAGAGGCCCTCGCGCTGCGCTCGCTCGCGCCGATCCAGTTGACCCGCACGCAGCAGATGATCCTGGTCGGCGTCGGCAGCGGGCAGATCAAGCTATCGGCTGGGCAGCAGGGCGATCGGCGATACGACCTTGCCGGCGGCGTGCGCGGTGGAACCGGCATCCGCTACCTGCGCCTGCGCTACCCCGACCAAGCTGCGGTGGCACGCCGTTTCACCGAGTCGGGGTGGCCAGCGCCGGATTTTCGTGATCGCGGCCCGCACCGCACGGCGATTGTCAGCGATCCTGCCGGCCTGGCTATCGAACTGGTGATCGATCCGCGCGCAAGCGACCACGGCGCCGATGGCCTTGGCGTGGGCATCGGCGTTTCGAACATTGCGGCGAGCGAGGCGTTCTATCGCGACTTCGTCGGCCTGCGACCTGTGGCGCCAATACAGGACGCGGCGCTGGGCATCGCCGTTCGGCCGCTGGTGCATGGCGAGACGGCCGTACTGCTGCATCAGGTCGCGCCCGGTGGCGGGGCGGATACCGGCTCTTCCGGATTACAGTATGTGGTCAGCGATGCAGCTTTGGTCGCCGCGCGTGCCAGCCATCGCGGGGTGACGGTGGAAACGCCGCTCAACCGTCTTTCCGGGTTCGACCTCGTGACCGTGTGGCTCAACGATCCGGACGGGGTAACGAATTATTTCGCCCAAGTGGGCCCGCGGCACTGA
- a CDS encoding c-type cytochrome, producing the protein MTAKTFGKGALLALGLGAMAVPVYAAVGQEHDHSAHEHAGEAADASGEALTAEQVTASRALFSTYSCGACHVLSDAGGNGHIGPALDGNDGLSVDYVKQIVSNGQGAMPSFGGMVSDEEIDTLSRYIVQNRAD; encoded by the coding sequence ATGACAGCGAAAACTTTCGGCAAGGGCGCACTGTTGGCGCTGGGGCTGGGTGCGATGGCCGTTCCCGTTTACGCCGCCGTCGGGCAGGAGCACGATCACTCCGCCCACGAACACGCTGGCGAGGCGGCCGATGCCTCGGGCGAGGCACTGACTGCCGAGCAGGTTACCGCCAGCCGCGCCTTGTTCTCCACCTACAGCTGCGGTGCCTGTCACGTGCTGTCCGATGCGGGCGGGAACGGTCATATCGGCCCGGCGCTGGACGGCAATGACGGGCTGTCGGTCGATTACGTGAAGCAGATCGTCAGCAACGGGCAGGGCGCCATGCCCAGCTTCGGCGGCATGGTCAGCGACGAGGAAATCGATACGCTTTCGCGCTATATCGTGCAGAACCGGGCCGACTGA
- a CDS encoding DUF3147 family protein, with protein MLYLIIKAALSGILIAAASEVARRWPGIGALIVALPLVSVLAMIWLWRDTADVERIAVLSGSTFWFILPSLPMFVAIPWLLRNGVGFWGALALGCVLTTLLYLGMIWAGPRFGLKL; from the coding sequence GTGTTATACCTGATTATCAAGGCCGCGCTGTCGGGCATCCTCATCGCCGCTGCATCCGAAGTTGCGCGGCGCTGGCCCGGCATCGGTGCCCTGATCGTGGCGCTGCCGCTGGTGAGCGTGCTGGCGATGATCTGGTTGTGGCGCGACACAGCCGACGTGGAGCGGATTGCCGTTCTGTCGGGTTCGACGTTCTGGTTCATCCTCCCCTCGCTGCCGATGTTCGTCGCCATTCCGTGGCTGCTGCGGAACGGGGTCGGTTTCTGGGGCGCACTGGCTTTGGGCTGCGTGCTGACCACGCTGCTCTACCTGGGCATGATCTGGGCGGGGCCGCGCTTCGGGCTGAAGCTGTGA
- a CDS encoding HupE/UreJ family protein has product MTIADSSARRLAPALILAALLLAAPALAHDVAEGDKAFVASVTGPDPIPFLYLGAKHMVTGYDHIAFLVGVVFFLTRLRDVLLYVSMFTIGHSLTLLGGVLLGTGANAYVIDAIIGVSVIYKGVENVGGFARIGLHFDTRLAVLVFGLFHGLGLATKVRDLGLSPDGLLVNLIAFNAGVELGQVVVLTVVVLLLGAWRGSPSFRRYAVAANIALILVGIALTVHQIQGYLAS; this is encoded by the coding sequence GTGACAATTGCCGACAGTTCCGCCCGCCGCCTGGCGCCCGCGCTGATACTCGCCGCGCTCCTGCTAGCCGCGCCCGCCCTCGCCCATGACGTGGCCGAGGGGGACAAGGCCTTTGTCGCCAGCGTCACCGGGCCGGATCCGATCCCCTTCCTCTACCTCGGCGCCAAGCACATGGTCACGGGATACGATCACATCGCCTTCCTGGTAGGCGTGGTGTTCTTCCTCACCCGCCTGCGCGACGTGCTGCTCTACGTCTCCATGTTCACCATCGGGCATTCGCTGACCTTGCTGGGCGGCGTGCTTCTCGGCACGGGCGCCAATGCCTACGTCATCGATGCCATCATCGGGGTGTCGGTGATCTACAAGGGGGTGGAGAACGTGGGCGGATTCGCGCGGATCGGCTTGCATTTCGATACGCGGCTGGCGGTACTGGTGTTCGGGCTGTTCCACGGGCTGGGGCTTGCCACCAAGGTGCGCGATCTCGGTCTTTCGCCCGATGGGCTGCTGGTCAACCTCATCGCCTTCAACGCCGGCGTGGAACTGGGACAGGTCGTGGTGCTCACGGTTGTCGTACTCCTGCTCGGCGCATGGCGCGGCTCGCCGAGTTTTCGCCGCTATGCCGTGGCAGCCAACATCGCGCTTATTCTCGTCGGGATCGCGCTCACCGTCCACCAGATACAGGGATACCTCGCTTCATGA
- a CDS encoding PQQ-binding-like beta-propeller repeat protein — MTTSNLRRALATAIGPAFCLALSACATVPGMDHAGVAAAPGDTFDFETWDGYLGGGDSSQYSSLDQVNRANVSQLEIAWEYPTGDGAPPLFNPTVAGGRMYVVNGTGQLVALDPASGRQLWVSTMEGRIGTRGINYWTDGAGDERLMVLNNGMLRAVNAATGEVIPTFGTAGGVDLRAALADDVTPANAPLQTNNPGRVYRDTIIMSLPAGAYDYASAPADIQAYDIRTGALKWVFHTIPRAGEPGYETWPANEHELVGGGHNWSESTVDTELGIVFIPTGTARYDFYGGNRVGDNLYTDSLVALNAETGERIWHFQTVHHDLWDFDLPVAPKLMTITRDGEEIPIVIQATKWGYLFVFDRRDGTPIWPIVETPVPQSDVPGEVTSPTQPIPSWPEPFARQTFTVDDINPYLPESDQAALRERFATYRHGDGPFIPPSVQGTISFPGHNGGANWGTVAVDPATQRLYVVSRNLPLSLRIQADTRASALEAMPNAAEPDLPYRWPVDFMLQSNGMVAIEPPFSTITAYDMNTGNKLFETPNGEIMTLEAQGITGVGAQTPRSGPVVTGGGLLFVNTASDRAIRARNSETGEVLWEHRFDAGTEGVPAIYEVGGRQYITVPVGGVGHFLGGLGLPEPGPSRYVTFALPR, encoded by the coding sequence TTGACAACATCAAACCTCCGCCGCGCGCTTGCAACCGCGATCGGCCCGGCTTTCTGCCTGGCGCTTTCCGCCTGCGCGACCGTGCCGGGCATGGATCATGCCGGCGTCGCCGCTGCGCCCGGCGATACGTTCGATTTTGAAACCTGGGACGGCTACCTCGGCGGCGGCGACAGTTCGCAGTATTCCTCGCTCGACCAGGTCAATCGCGCCAACGTCTCGCAACTCGAGATCGCTTGGGAATACCCCACCGGCGATGGCGCCCCGCCGCTGTTCAACCCGACCGTCGCAGGCGGCCGGATGTACGTGGTGAATGGCACCGGCCAGCTGGTTGCCCTCGATCCGGCGAGCGGGCGGCAACTGTGGGTCAGCACCATGGAAGGCCGCATCGGGACGCGCGGCATCAACTACTGGACGGACGGCGCTGGTGACGAACGGCTGATGGTGCTCAACAACGGGATGCTGCGCGCCGTGAACGCGGCCACCGGCGAGGTCATCCCCACGTTCGGCACGGCCGGCGGGGTCGATCTGCGCGCCGCGCTGGCGGACGATGTCACGCCTGCCAACGCTCCGCTGCAAACCAACAATCCGGGCCGCGTCTATCGCGACACCATCATCATGAGCCTGCCCGCCGGCGCCTACGATTATGCCAGCGCACCGGCCGACATCCAGGCCTACGACATCCGCACCGGCGCGCTGAAGTGGGTGTTCCACACCATCCCGCGCGCAGGCGAGCCGGGCTACGAGACCTGGCCGGCCAACGAGCACGAGCTGGTCGGCGGCGGGCACAACTGGTCGGAAAGCACCGTCGATACCGAACTCGGCATCGTGTTCATTCCCACCGGCACTGCGCGCTATGACTTTTACGGCGGCAACCGGGTGGGCGACAACCTCTATACCGATTCGCTGGTGGCGCTGAACGCCGAGACCGGAGAGCGGATCTGGCATTTCCAGACCGTCCATCACGACCTGTGGGATTTCGACCTGCCGGTGGCGCCCAAGCTGATGACGATCACCCGCGATGGCGAGGAGATTCCCATCGTCATCCAGGCGACCAAGTGGGGCTACCTCTTCGTCTTCGACCGGCGGGACGGCACGCCGATCTGGCCGATCGTCGAAACCCCGGTGCCGCAGAGCGACGTGCCGGGCGAGGTCACCAGCCCCACCCAGCCGATTCCCAGCTGGCCCGAACCCTTCGCCCGCCAGACCTTTACCGTGGACGACATCAACCCCTACCTCCCCGAAAGCGACCAGGCCGCCCTGCGTGAACGGTTCGCCACCTATCGCCACGGCGACGGGCCGTTCATTCCGCCCAGCGTGCAGGGCACCATCTCCTTCCCCGGCCACAACGGCGGCGCCAACTGGGGCACCGTGGCGGTCGATCCGGCTACCCAGCGGCTCTACGTCGTCAGCCGCAACCTTCCGCTCAGCCTGCGCATCCAGGCCGACACCCGCGCCAGCGCGCTGGAAGCCATGCCCAACGCCGCCGAGCCGGACCTGCCCTATCGCTGGCCGGTCGATTTCATGCTGCAATCGAACGGCATGGTCGCGATCGAGCCGCCGTTCTCCACCATCACCGCCTATGACATGAACACCGGCAACAAGCTTTTCGAAACGCCCAACGGCGAGATCATGACGCTGGAAGCGCAGGGCATAACCGGCGTGGGTGCGCAGACGCCGCGATCAGGCCCGGTGGTGACAGGCGGTGGACTGTTGTTCGTGAACACCGCCAGCGACCGCGCCATCCGTGCGCGCAATTCGGAAACCGGCGAAGTTCTGTGGGAACATCGCTTCGATGCCGGCACCGAAGGCGTGCCGGCGATCTACGAAGTGGGCGGTCGCCAGTACATTACTGTTCCCGTGGGCGGCGTGGGCCATTTCCTGGGCGGCCTGGGACTGCCGGAGCCGGGGCCCAGCCGCTACGTCACATTCGCCTTGCCACGGTGA
- a CDS encoding carboxylesterase/lipase family protein, producing MRCGHLRAGFVALMLAGTAGCTTMADTGAPAARVQDGPVRTAGGLVRGVASGAVDGITVFRGIPFAAPPVGPLRWEMPRPAPGWQGVRDASEWGDNCVQNPAPQRFPVNSATDLPGSPAMSEDCLTLNIWTPAVSGEERLPVMVWVYGGAYNEGGGSAPFSHGDHLAAKGAVVVTFNYRVGSLGFFAHPELTARDGHSGNQALGDAVAALQWVHDNIAAFGGDPARVTIFGESAGSAMNAALAGAPPADGLITRVIAQSGTWQGLNIGQMVAREAAEQRSLAAAQARFGASDLATLRALPATEINASIPGQGMIVDGHIVPEDLTRVFVAGRQLDVDVLTGSNEDEGSFTALFGPPATLASWTQGEAMRWGDAVELGRAAYPVTTDAEALTTATQPFGDNMTWLHRQFAMWQAARGNRAFHYWFRHDPPYDEGRGNLGAAHTGEIPYVFDNLCAPRTFPGGSSVERMCGNAAEEALADMVSQYWVNFAATGDPNGTAGNGAALPRWPEVDTLGPNQVFVIDAERTGVAEWIGPAKISLYDEIFRSRVAEPLGIAAD from the coding sequence ATGCGCTGCGGACACTTGCGGGCAGGCTTCGTCGCCCTGATGCTGGCGGGCACCGCCGGTTGCACCACGATGGCCGATACCGGCGCGCCAGCTGCCCGCGTTCAGGATGGCCCGGTGCGCACGGCGGGCGGCCTGGTGCGTGGCGTCGCGTCAGGGGCGGTTGACGGTATCACCGTGTTCCGCGGTATTCCCTTCGCCGCCCCGCCCGTGGGGCCGCTGCGCTGGGAAATGCCCCGCCCGGCCCCCGGCTGGCAGGGCGTGCGCGACGCCTCGGAATGGGGTGACAACTGCGTGCAGAATCCTGCCCCGCAGCGGTTCCCGGTCAATTCCGCCACCGACCTGCCGGGCAGTCCGGCCATGTCGGAAGATTGCCTCACCCTCAATATCTGGACCCCCGCGGTGTCTGGCGAGGAGCGGCTGCCGGTCATGGTGTGGGTCTACGGCGGCGCTTACAACGAGGGTGGCGGATCGGCTCCGTTCAGCCACGGCGACCATCTGGCGGCCAAGGGCGCGGTGGTGGTCACCTTCAATTACCGGGTGGGCTCGCTCGGCTTCTTCGCCCATCCGGAACTGACGGCGCGCGACGGCCACAGCGGCAACCAGGCGCTGGGCGATGCGGTGGCCGCGCTGCAATGGGTGCACGACAACATCGCGGCCTTCGGCGGCGACCCGGCGCGCGTGACGATCTTCGGTGAAAGCGCCGGTTCCGCCATGAACGCTGCGCTGGCCGGGGCCCCGCCGGCCGATGGCCTGATAACCCGCGTCATCGCACAAAGCGGGACCTGGCAGGGTCTCAACATCGGGCAAATGGTAGCCCGCGAGGCCGCCGAGCAGCGCAGCCTGGCCGCGGCGCAGGCCCGTTTCGGCGCGAGCGACCTCGCCACCTTGCGCGCCCTTCCTGCGACCGAGATCAACGCGAGCATCCCCGGCCAGGGCATGATCGTCGATGGCCATATCGTGCCGGAAGACCTGACCCGCGTGTTTGTGGCAGGCCGGCAGCTGGATGTGGACGTGCTCACCGGTTCGAACGAGGACGAGGGCAGCTTTACCGCCCTGTTCGGCCCGCCCGCCACGCTGGCGAGCTGGACGCAGGGCGAGGCCATGCGTTGGGGCGATGCGGTAGAATTGGGCCGCGCGGCCTATCCCGTCACCACTGATGCCGAGGCGCTGACCACGGCCACCCAGCCGTTCGGTGACAACATGACCTGGCTCCATCGCCAGTTCGCCATGTGGCAGGCCGCGCGCGGCAACCGCGCGTTCCACTACTGGTTCCGCCACGATCCGCCCTATGACGAAGGGCGCGGCAACCTGGGGGCCGCCCACACGGGCGAAATCCCCTACGTGTTCGACAACCTGTGCGCCCCGCGCACCTTTCCCGGCGGATCGTCGGTCGAGCGGATGTGCGGCAACGCGGCGGAGGAGGCCCTGGCCGACATGGTCTCGCAATACTGGGTGAACTTCGCTGCCACCGGCGATCCGAACGGGACCGCTGGCAACGGCGCAGCCCTGCCGCGCTGGCCCGAGGTCGACACGCTGGGGCCGAACCAAGTGTTCGTGATCGATGCGGAGCGGACGGGCGTTGCCGAATGGATCGGCCCGGCCAAGATTTCACTTTACGACGAAATCTTCCGCAGCCGCGTGGCAGAACCGCTGGGCATCGCGGCCGACTGA
- a CDS encoding DUF6644 family protein codes for MASYYPEPTNIWESIEYSSLGTSIAESLWAFPTLETIHVIALVTVIGTIAVMDLRLLGIASNETAVTRMSSDTLPWTWGAFVLAAITGTLLFISKASSYMANPYFIMKMGLLVLAALNMLYFHFVTYKTVHDWDTGLHLPTGAKVAATLSLVFWIGVVFAGRAIGFTLGIFY; via the coding sequence ATGGCTTCCTATTATCCCGAACCCACCAATATCTGGGAATCGATTGAATATTCCTCGCTCGGCACCTCCATCGCGGAGAGCCTGTGGGCCTTTCCCACGCTGGAGACGATCCACGTCATCGCGCTGGTCACGGTAATCGGTACGATCGCGGTGATGGACCTGCGCCTGCTGGGCATCGCCTCCAACGAGACGGCGGTGACCCGCATGAGCAGCGATACCCTGCCGTGGACCTGGGGCGCCTTTGTGCTGGCCGCGATCACCGGCACGCTGCTGTTCATCAGCAAGGCGTCCAGCTACATGGCGAACCCCTATTTCATCATGAAGATGGGCCTGCTGGTGCTGGCCGCGCTCAACATGCTGTATTTCCACTTCGTCACCTACAAGACGGTGCACGACTGGGATACCGGCCTGCACCTGCCGACGGGCGCCAAGGTGGCGGCTACGCTGTCGCTGGTGTTCTGGATTGGCGTGGTGTTCGCCGGGCGGGCAATCGGCTTCACGCTGGGCATTTTCTACTGA
- a CDS encoding DUF6644 family protein: protein MGDFFFEWTEWLRNTFLLDWAFWMQETGISRVMVENFWGVPLAQVMHILSIALGFGATLMLTLRINDLAGGTRTVPQVSARYLPWIWWALVFIAVSGVLMLFAEPVRNMINAIFWFKMISLALLLAVTIIFQRGVRAQAHAGGPQWRANALVRTTSWVVVVLWCLVMVGGRWIAYAPV, encoded by the coding sequence ATGGGAGATTTCTTTTTCGAATGGACCGAGTGGTTGAGGAACACGTTCCTCCTCGACTGGGCATTCTGGATGCAGGAAACCGGCATAAGCCGGGTGATGGTGGAAAATTTCTGGGGCGTGCCGCTGGCGCAGGTGATGCACATCCTGTCGATCGCGCTGGGCTTCGGCGCCACATTGATGCTGACGCTGCGGATCAACGATCTTGCCGGCGGAACGCGCACCGTGCCGCAGGTTTCGGCGCGCTACCTGCCGTGGATCTGGTGGGCACTAGTGTTCATCGCCGTCAGCGGCGTGCTGATGCTGTTCGCCGAACCGGTGCGCAACATGATCAACGCGATTTTCTGGTTCAAGATGATCAGCCTGGCACTGTTGCTGGCGGTGACGATCATATTCCAGCGCGGGGTGCGGGCGCAGGCCCACGCCGGGGGGCCGCAATGGCGTGCCAATGCGCTTGTACGCACGACCAGCTGGGTCGTCGTCGTGCTGTGGTGTCTGGTGATGGTGGGCGGCCGCTGGATCGCCTACGCGCCGGTTTGA